One genomic segment of Amycolatopsis sp. WQ 127309 includes these proteins:
- a CDS encoding type VII secretion target codes for MTAGGFEVEPDDLVAHASHVDGLVDRLNTAVSASDSAMSDHAYGLLCAFLPPIIRPTGEQAQDTLKASVEGVQGLSDNVRTAAQSYRDGEEGNKQPFERQLTAAPRQAEARVNS; via the coding sequence ATGACGGCGGGTGGCTTCGAGGTCGAACCGGACGACCTGGTCGCGCACGCGAGTCACGTCGACGGCCTGGTGGACCGGCTGAACACGGCGGTCTCCGCGTCCGACTCGGCGATGTCGGACCACGCGTACGGGCTGCTGTGCGCGTTCCTGCCGCCGATCATCCGTCCCACGGGTGAGCAGGCGCAGGACACGCTGAAGGCGTCGGTGGAGGGCGTGCAGGGCCTTTCGGACAACGTCCGGACGGCCGCGCAGTCCTACCGCGACGGTGAAGAGGGCAACAAGCAGCCGTTCGAGCGTCAGCTCACGGCCGCGCCGCGACAGGCTGAAGCGAGGGTGAACTCATGA
- a CDS encoding YbaB/EbfC family nucleoid-associated protein, translating to MTSPNGSNGLGDLMRDPDETIRRMDDWAAGFAAKAERYQAAQAETERLRLTATSGDGAVSVTVGADGTVTDLTFSNKVKSFPLEELSRAILTTMRRAQSGIAERVAGVMAENLGDEDRDTRTLMLDSLRGRFPDPDEPDDPAAPPAPAPPPVPPAPAAGGTGTLPGPQAAPPPGRRPGADPDEQDNNPW from the coding sequence ATGACGAGCCCGAACGGCTCGAACGGGCTCGGGGACCTGATGCGGGACCCCGACGAGACGATCCGCCGGATGGACGACTGGGCGGCCGGGTTCGCGGCCAAGGCCGAGCGCTACCAGGCGGCCCAGGCGGAGACCGAGCGGCTGCGGCTGACCGCCACGAGCGGCGACGGCGCGGTCAGCGTCACCGTCGGCGCGGACGGCACCGTCACCGACCTGACGTTCTCGAACAAGGTCAAGTCGTTCCCCCTCGAAGAGCTGTCGCGGGCGATCCTCACCACGATGCGCCGCGCGCAGTCCGGCATCGCCGAGCGCGTGGCCGGCGTGATGGCCGAGAACCTCGGCGACGAGGACCGCGACACCCGCACACTCATGCTCGACTCGCTCCGCGGCCGGTTCCCCGACCCGGACGAGCCCGACGACCCGGCCGCGCCGCCGGCTCCGGCCCCGCCGCCCGTGCCGCCCGCCCCGGCGGCCGGCGGCACCGGCACCCTGCCGGGCCCGCAGGCCGCGCCGCCGCCGGGCCGCCGGCCGGGCGCCGACCCGGACGAGCAGGACAACAACCCGTGGTGA